The sequence AAGTCTAGCTCGATCAGCAACAGAGGTAGAAATGTTCACTTTTAGTTCTCCCTTTCCTCGTTCCTTCCAACCGCCGTCAAGATACTCAAACAACACTGCATCAGCGTTAAAAAGAGCCTTCTCATTTTCTTCCCCAGTTTCTACAGGCACCTCTGGCATTGATGGGGCCACAATTTTAGTTGTAGTAGCATCCGATGACCCAGTAGAACCAAATGCAGGACTCCCATTTGAAGAGTTCCCTAGATTCAGTGGAGGAAAAGTAGGAGGTTTGTCACTTTTCAGCCCAAAGAGAGACACAGAACCAGAACCAAATGCAGGCCCGTCTGTCGGTATTGAACCAAAGGAAAACGAAGAACTGGAAAATCCAGTTCCAGCAAGACCAGTGAAGGCATTTTGGTTGCTCGCAAGACCCCCGAATGAGCTCAGAGGTGTTGTAGCGCCGGATGGATCAGTCTCACCCTCAccatttttttccgtcttttctTTCTCATCTTCTTTGTTCTTGGTAGGCTCAGGGTCAGTAGAACTCTCACTAATTGGTACAGGTTTCTCCACACTCTCAGAAGATTCAGCAGTTTTTTCCTCAGTTTTGCTTTCTAACTGCTTATCTTTTCCATTTCTGGATTCAGTCTCAGACTCTCCCTTCACAATACCACTATCCACTTCATCTTCAACTGGTTTCTGACTAACTATCTGGGCTTCAACCGACGCGGTTGATACTGCACCAGTTTCAGCTTTCGGAGGAATCAAGCTGATACCGGCAAAAGGATTGGAAGATGCAGCCGCAGGTGTAGTTTTTCGACGAACTTTAACAATTCTTCTGGCGGCCAAAACTTCCTCACTGGCTCTTTTGAAAGTTCCGGTGTCTTGATCATGAGTTTCCTCGTCATCGTCAAGACCAGGGTTGTCTCGTGAGATTTCTGTCAAGGCACCCCTCTTTTTAGTAGGAGGATTATCCTTTTCTGCGTCACCCATGGTAAAGTTGAAACTTAAATAAAACTAAATATCCTCAAACCCTTCCTGTATAAATCGAGAGAATCCTGTTGCATAAAAACATCATGTTATAAAACTGCTATCAACAAATTTTACTTCTTATTTTGAAAACTAACCAAATCcgaaacaataaaaaaataaatatctgAATCTGCAAGAGTCTAACATACTGTAAGAATTCAAAATCATATGTAAACTAGAGACATGAAAAAGCTTTTATTCTCAATCACCCGTGCTTGAAAATCAATAACATAAACGTCACTGACACTGGTAAATCCCATTGCTGACAACTAACAAGAAGTGCTTTGTCAACTGAGAATAAGAATTAGATTCTGAAGTATGCCAGAGAACAGAACTCCTAACACTAAGAAAGACTAGCACTAACAATTTGGCCATACAACATATATACGCATAGGAGGTTTTCAAATAGATAGTAAAGGTAACAACAAAACGGAAAACCAAGTGTAACACTCGATTCCTACAGATATTCAATTATACTTTGACTCATACCAGCAAAAGGTTGCAAAAAACGCCTAGATTTGTTTCCCTACACATCTTAAACAAACGAAACATGAGGTTCATAACGAAACTTCATAATCCATCAACGAGATATAATAAAAGACTCCAACATTCAAACCTTCTACAAACAGGAAAAGTAACGTCTActttaaatcaaatcaaaaaataCGAGCAACCCAAATTTGTTGCTACAAAAGGAATTAAAGAAGATGCAAATAATTAACAGCATACAAACAATTCAAGCTATGTTCACAATTGAAAGATAactaaaaacacaaaacaaaaccCAGAATTCCAATTTTCCAACTGATTCAGCTTAGCTCATAccaaacaaaacacaaaacacaTCAAATTGTCCCTTCCTCCCAACACAGCCCAAACTAAGAACAGAAACCATCATAGCAAAGaatcttcaaaaaaaattaacagATATTA comes from Papaver somniferum cultivar HN1 chromosome 7, ASM357369v1, whole genome shotgun sequence and encodes:
- the LOC113299772 gene encoding nuclear pore complex protein NUP50A-like, which encodes MGDAEKDNPPTKKRGALTEISRDNPGLDDDEETHDQDTGTFKRASEEVLAARRIVKVRRKTTPAAASSNPFAGISLIPPKAETGAVSTASVEAQIVSQKPVEDEVDSGIVKGESETESRNGKDKQLESKTEEKTAESSESVEKPVPISESSTDPEPTKNKEDEKEKTEKNGEGETDPSGATTPLSSFGGLASNQNAFTGLAGTGFSSSSFSFGSIPTDGPAFGSGSVSLFGLKSDKPPTFPPLNLGNSSNGSPAFGSTGSSDATTTKIVAPSMPEVPVETGEENEKALFNADAVLFEYLDGGWKERGKGELKVNISTSVADRARLIMRARGNLRLILNASLFPDMKLANMDKRGITFACINSCTGGEGKDALSTFALKFRDASVVEEFRAIVTTHKGKKTEPLKTPENSPKASDD